One Candidatus Omnitrophota bacterium genomic window carries:
- a CDS encoding XTP/dITP diphosphatase translates to MKELLIATQNRHKVQEIMDLLQGLEIRISSLADYPDVPEIMEDGKTFEENAYKKAFEAAKWRGCWALADDSGLEVDALGGEPGVHSARYSGAGATDGSNNQKLLRDLEGVPEESRTARYVCCLALVSPEGGKEDVRQTCEGRIALAPRGDGGFGYDPLFYYPEFGRTFGEVSLEDKQKVSHRGKAIRRMAEIISQAVLAAE, encoded by the coding sequence TATGGATCTGCTCCAAGGCCTTGAGATTCGTATCAGTTCGCTTGCGGATTATCCGGATGTCCCTGAAATTATGGAGGACGGAAAGACTTTTGAGGAGAATGCCTATAAAAAGGCATTCGAAGCGGCCAAGTGGCGGGGATGTTGGGCCCTTGCCGATGATTCGGGTTTGGAGGTCGATGCTTTGGGCGGAGAACCCGGCGTGCACAGTGCGCGCTATTCCGGGGCCGGAGCCACAGATGGCTCAAATAATCAAAAGCTTCTCCGGGATCTGGAAGGGGTTCCCGAAGAGAGCCGCACTGCACGGTATGTGTGTTGCCTGGCACTGGTCAGCCCGGAAGGCGGCAAAGAAGATGTGCGTCAAACCTGCGAGGGCCGCATCGCTTTAGCGCCCCGCGGTGACGGCGGATTTGGTTATGATCCTCTATTTTACTATCCTGAATTCGGCCGGACCTTTGGAGAGGTTTCTTTGGAGGACAAACAAAAGGTAAGCCACCGGGGCAAGGCCATCCGGCGCATGGCGGAAATTATCTCCCAAGCTGTTTTAGCAGCGGAGTGA